AATGGAGTCTCCTCGCAAGCGCCTAAAGTTTTTTCTGGCTTGGGGAAAGTAGTAACTGTCTTGGTAGTTGTAGATGATTTTTTCGTAGCTTTCCTTGGCTTTGATGGCATCCTTAAATTGGTTTTCGTAAAGCTGTGCAATAGCAAAATAGGCATCATCGGCTAGAATGCCGTCGGCATAAAATTCTATTATTTTTTGATAATTAAAACGTGCCGCTTCAAAATCATTTTCTTTTTCTAATAATTCACCTTGCTTTAGAAGTGCTTCATCTTCAATTTTTTCGCCTTTATGTTCTTTTAGAATGCGCTCTAGCGTGGCAATAGCCTCTTTGTTTTTATTCTGATAGGCTAATAAATCGGCCTTGGCGTAAATTTTTAATGCTGTTTGTGTGGAATCTTCTAGCGAATTGTCAGAAATAAGTAGACTTAATTGCATGGCATCATTGGCTATCAATTGCGAAGTAGAGCTTCTGAGCACTTTTAATTGTGTAAGGGCCCAATCAAAATCTCCTTTGTAAAAACTAGTCTGTGCTACTTTAAAACGCGCATCTTGCCCTAACACGTCGTTCTTTAAGTTTTGTTGAATCTGCGTAAAATAGATCAGGGCCTGATTAAATTTTTGATCATAGACTAAAATATCGCCTAAAGTCATTTTTACATAGGCCTCACTGTAATTATTGAGCGGTAATTCGAGCGATTTTTTTAAGATGGATACTGCTTTTTCGGGGTTGTTTTGTTGAAAAGTTAAAAAATTAGCATAGGCGATTTGTAATTCTAAAGTTTGATTTCTATACCCATAGTTGGTCATCAAGGTTTCAAAAAAACTACTTACGCTAGTCATGGTGGTTGCACTTTTATCTTGTAACTGAATGTCAATTAAGTTCAATTGTGCCTTCAAGGTCATCTCATTATCCTTACTTTTTTCTACGATAAACTCAAATATTTCTTTTGCGATATCAAAAGCTTTATTTTCATTGGCTAATTCTCCTAAATCTTCAATTCGGCTTAAGGAGCTAATATCGGAGCGTTTGTAGATGGCCTTCTCTTGCGTAAAAGCACTATTAAACTGATTTTGACGCACAAAAAGCCAACTTAAAAGTTGGTTCCATAAAATATCTGGATCCTTTTGTGCATTTTTTAGCAGTATTTTTTTTAGGATGCTATTGTTTTCGTTGTCGGCTTCGGTGGTGATAAAATCATCAATATTTCGCAATACGCTAGAGGGTGAAGTATTTCCATTACGCAGTAAATTTAAGTAGGAAACATACATGTCTTCGATTTTTCCTTGCTCCCCATAAATACGCGCTAGGGGAAAATTAAAATCTAACTCGGGATTGGTTTCCATGCCAATTAAAAATGCTTTTTCGGCATAGGCCAACAGGGTGTATTTTTGAAAGCGAGCACCAACACTATAGGCAAAATTGGGGTTTTCAGGAATAGTGCTAATTGCTTTCTCGTAATAGGTTTCCGCTTCTTCATTTTTATTTTGAAGCGTAAAATTACGACCAAGTTCTACAAAATAGATGGGATGTACCCGATTCCCTTTGGTGTTATTGAGCAGTATTTTTTCGGCTTCATCGTAGCGCTCGAGCTGTTGGTAGCAGGTAATTAAATCTTCGGTAAAATCACCTCGATTGGGATTTTCTTTCACTAGTTTTTCATAAAAAACTACCGCTTTATCAAAATCACCATCATTAAGGTATTGCTTCGCCAAAAAATAATCTTGGGCAAAGGCAAAGTGTATAGCAAAAAAAGCGATAAAAAACAGGATATTTTTCAAAGGGTACTTTTTTATCAAATATACGGAGAATGTAGGAATAATGTTGAGAGGGTCTTAACTCAGCATTAAATAGTTTTTTAAGTTTTTTTTAAATACTCAATAAAGTAAGAAAATACTTATAATTATTAGCTTTTTAAGATCAAAACCTTTAAAAGTCTAAGGTTTTTGTGCAATTAAAGTTGACCTTATTTAATTATTTTAGCAACAATGATTGATTTTTCTTGATTTAACAACGCTATGAAAAAAATTACGGCCTTATTTGTCCTTGCAAGCACATTATGCTTCTCACAAAATTTTGAGAATGCAACAATTACATATGTAGTTTCCCTAAAACCTCCAATGGATCTGACAAAACTTAAAGAAGAAGCAAAAACGAACGCTCAACTACAAGAAGTATTATGGCTTTATGAAGATGCTGTTGATGTAGTATCTACCCTAAAATTCACTAAAAAAGAGGCTATTTACAGGGTCGAAGATCAATTAAAGAACGAATCTGAAAAAAAAACAAATCTAACTTATATTGGCGCAGGTTCAGAAAAAGTATATTATTCTGATCAAGATGAACTATTTACTGCTGGCAATTCAAGAGGAGAAAATCTGCGCATTATTCAAGAAAAAAAAGAATGGGAACTTTTAAAAGACAGCAAAAAAATAGGAAAATATACCTGTTATAAAGCGATACAAAGCAATAGTACTAGTAAAATAAAACCTATTGCTTGGTATACGTTAGAAATTCCTTTGCCTTTTGGTCCAAAGGACTTTGGAGGTTTACCAGGGGTAATTTTAGCATTAGAACTTGATAAATATGTATTTAATACGACCACAATAACCTTAAATAGTTCTGATTTTGAACCCATAGAAAAGCCCACTAAGGGAAAAAAAATAACCTACGCCGAATGGCGTGAAAAGGCAAAAGGTTTTTTTAATAATTGATGCAAAAATATTTGTTTCTTATAGGGTTTGCCGTGTTCCTACAAAATTTAGTATGGACCCAAAATAGTACCTTGAGCGGGGTCATAAAAGATAGTATAAACACACCACTCGAAAGTGCTAATGTCTTAGCGCGCCCAGTTTCTGATGACTTACAATTGCTTTTTACTATTACTAATGCTAATGGTAAATACCAGTTAAAATTAAAGCCTAATGAAGCGTATGATGTAACTATAGGCTATTTGGGTTTTAATCCGTTTGAGTTTAGAATTACCCTTACGGCAGACCAAGAAAAAAACATTGTTTTAACGGCAGCAGAAAACTTGTTAGATGAAGTGATCGTGATCGAAAATATTCCTGTAGTGGTAAAAGAAGATACCATTAGCTACAACCCTAAAGTATTTGTTACGGGAACAGAACGTAAGCTAAAAGATGTTTTAGAAAAATTACCAGGCATTGAAGTCGACAAAAACGGTGGCGTAAAAGTCATGGGAAAAAAGGTAAACACCTTATTGGTGGATAATAAACCTTTTTTTGGTGGGAATACCAAGCTCGGTGTTCTTAATATACCAGCCGATGCTGTTGAAGGTATTGATGCCATTGACAATTACAATGAAGTAGCTTTTTTAAAAGGTTTATCGGGATCCGAGAAATTAGCCTTAAATATAAAACTTAAAAAGAATAAAAAACGCTTTCTGTTTGGTGATGTGGAAGCAGGCCTGGGTGCAGATACCCGTTATTTGGCGCATCAGAATATCTTTTATTATAGCCCAAAAACAACCGTAAATTTTATTGGAGATGTAAATGATGTTGGTGTAAAGTCGTTCACATTCAGCGATTATATAGATTTTGAAGGTGGGATTGGAAAAATGATAAGTGACGGTAATTCACGATTTAATTTGTCAAACAACCCTTTATCTAAATTTTTAAACAACGAAGATTTTGTAACAGGGCTAAACAAATTCGGTGCTTTTAATTTTTCAAGAGCCATAAATGCTAAATGGAATTTTACAGGCTATGGTATCGTATCAAACACCAAAAATGATACTCGGGTAGAAACTTTAAAAAACTATATTACCGATGAAACAAGTACTTTAGAAAATATAATAAATACTCAAAATAGTAACCAGAGTTTTATACTCTCAAAAATTTCTTTAGACTGTAAACCAACGAGTAAAGAAGACATTTCGTATTCAGGTGTTGTGAAAACAAACAATACCGCCGATATTGGCAATTTAATTTCTACTACTTCAACTGCTCAGAATACGCTAAACACCACTCTAGAGAATAGAGCTACTCAAATAGAACAAAATTTAGAGTGGCATAAGAAGTTTTCTAAAACCCATACCATATCTTTCGCAGCGGATTATCAATATTCACAAGCAGATCCAAATAGTTTATGGCTAACAACTTTGCCTATTTTACCCAGATTAATTCCTTTGGAAGATGATACTTTTTTCAATATTCAACAGCTAAAAAATACTCGATTTAATAACCTAGAGTTACTTTTTAAGCATTACTGGGTACTGAACAAAGACCATCATATATATACAACCATTGGGAATAATCTGTTAAAGGAAAATTATAGTTCGTTTGATGTTCAAAATTTAAGTACAGGTGTTGTCAATGATTTTGGAGCTGCTGGTTTTAATAACGATTTAGAGTACAGGGTGAACGACTTTTATCTAGGCGTACAACATAAATTTCAAGTAGGAATTTTTACTGGTAAATACGGTATAAGCGCACATAATTATGATTGGACCATTACTCAAGCAAATTCAAACAGTATCAACAAATGGGTTTGGCTACCCGATGTGTCTGCGGATTTTAAATTTAGTGGTTTTGGGAATGTTAAATTTAATTATAATTTAAAAAGTACCATTGCAGCTGCGGATAGGTATGCTAATCAATTTAGATTGGTAAATTATAACACTGTTTTTAGAGGTAATGAAACCCTAGAAAACGAACTTTTCCATGCTGCGCGTTTATCGTATACTAAATTCAGTATGTTTCGTGGGTTAACTATTTTTTCGAGTATTACGTACAATTCTGCGATTGAAGCAGTTCGCAATCAAACACAAATACAAGGCATTAATCAGTTTAATACTGCTGTTTTATTACAAAATCCCGAAGAAAGATGGCTTGCGAACGCGATGGTTACGAAAAAATATGGGAAAATAAGCCTCACTTTAAATACTGATGTTTCATTCGACGATTACCAACAAATCATCAATAACGAGGTTTTTAAAAGTAAAAATCGTTCCCAAAACTATGGTGTAGAACTAAGTTCTAGTTTTAAAAAACTCCCTAATGTAGAATTAGGTTTAGACACAGGGTATAATACTTTTACCTCGGAGACCAATACCTCAAAATTCATCACAACCAGCCCACGTTTTAGTTTAGATTATGACTTTTTGGATGGTTTTATTTTCGAGTTTACCTACAACAAAACCATTTATAAAGATAACAACGAGCAACAAAATAATTATGAAATAGCAGATACATCATTATTCTATCAGTTTAAAGAAAGTCCATGGGCATTAAAAATCAGCAGCACGAATATTTTTGATGCTAATTTTAAAAACCGTAATTCCTTTTCAGACTTTGTGATTAGTGATCAGCGTATTTTTATACTACCGAGAATTTGGATGTTTTCGGTATCGTATAAATTGTAAAATTTTAATTCCCCTCTTGTGGAGGGGTTAGGGGAGGCTTTCTAGGGGGCTCTTACCCAATCCTATCAAACCCACAATAGGGCACTAGCACCTCTGGAATTGTAATCCCATCTTCGGTCTGGTAATTTTCTAAAATACCCGCTAAAACTCGTGGTAAGGCTAAAGAGCTTCCGTTTAAAGTATGTGCTAATTGGCTTTTGCCGTTTTCATCTTTGTAGCGCAGTTTTAATCGGTTGGCTTGATAGGTTTCAAAATTAGAAACAGAGCTAATTTCTAGC
The sequence above is drawn from the Cellulophaga sp. Hel_I_12 genome and encodes:
- a CDS encoding tetratricopeptide repeat protein, which encodes MKNILFFIAFFAIHFAFAQDYFLAKQYLNDGDFDKAVVFYEKLVKENPNRGDFTEDLITCYQQLERYDEAEKILLNNTKGNRVHPIYFVELGRNFTLQNKNEEAETYYEKAISTIPENPNFAYSVGARFQKYTLLAYAEKAFLIGMETNPELDFNFPLARIYGEQGKIEDMYVSYLNLLRNGNTSPSSVLRNIDDFITTEADNENNSILKKILLKNAQKDPDILWNQLLSWLFVRQNQFNSAFTQEKAIYKRSDISSLSRIEDLGELANENKAFDIAKEIFEFIVEKSKDNEMTLKAQLNLIDIQLQDKSATTMTSVSSFFETLMTNYGYRNQTLELQIAYANFLTFQQNNPEKAVSILKKSLELPLNNYSEAYVKMTLGDILVYDQKFNQALIYFTQIQQNLKNDVLGQDARFKVAQTSFYKGDFDWALTQLKVLRSSTSQLIANDAMQLSLLISDNSLEDSTQTALKIYAKADLLAYQNKNKEAIATLERILKEHKGEKIEDEALLKQGELLEKENDFEAARFNYQKIIEFYADGILADDAYFAIAQLYENQFKDAIKAKESYEKIIYNYQDSYYFPQARKNFRRLRGDSIE
- a CDS encoding GLPGLI family protein; the protein is MKKITALFVLASTLCFSQNFENATITYVVSLKPPMDLTKLKEEAKTNAQLQEVLWLYEDAVDVVSTLKFTKKEAIYRVEDQLKNESEKKTNLTYIGAGSEKVYYSDQDELFTAGNSRGENLRIIQEKKEWELLKDSKKIGKYTCYKAIQSNSTSKIKPIAWYTLEIPLPFGPKDFGGLPGVILALELDKYVFNTTTITLNSSDFEPIEKPTKGKKITYAEWREKAKGFFNN
- a CDS encoding carboxypeptidase-like regulatory domain-containing protein, with translation MSGVIKDSINTPLESANVLARPVSDDLQLLFTITNANGKYQLKLKPNEAYDVTIGYLGFNPFEFRITLTADQEKNIVLTAAENLLDEVIVIENIPVVVKEDTISYNPKVFVTGTERKLKDVLEKLPGIEVDKNGGVKVMGKKVNTLLVDNKPFFGGNTKLGVLNIPADAVEGIDAIDNYNEVAFLKGLSGSEKLALNIKLKKNKKRFLFGDVEAGLGADTRYLAHQNIFYYSPKTTVNFIGDVNDVGVKSFTFSDYIDFEGGIGKMISDGNSRFNLSNNPLSKFLNNEDFVTGLNKFGAFNFSRAINAKWNFTGYGIVSNTKNDTRVETLKNYITDETSTLENIINTQNSNQSFILSKISLDCKPTSKEDISYSGVVKTNNTADIGNLISTTSTAQNTLNTTLENRATQIEQNLEWHKKFSKTHTISFAADYQYSQADPNSLWLTTLPILPRLIPLEDDTFFNIQQLKNTRFNNLELLFKHYWVLNKDHHIYTTIGNNLLKENYSSFDVQNLSTGVVNDFGAAGFNNDLEYRVNDFYLGVQHKFQVGIFTGKYGISAHNYDWTITQANSNSINKWVWLPDVSADFKFSGFGNVKFNYNLKSTIAAADRYANQFRLVNYNTVFRGNETLENELFHAARLSYTKFSMFRGLTIFSSITYNSAIEAVRNQTQIQGINQFNTAVLLQNPEERWLANAMVTKKYGKISLTLNTDVSFDDYQQIINNEVFKSKNRSQNYGVELSSSFKKLPNVELGLDTGYNTFTSETNTSKFITTSPRFSLDYDFLDGFIFEFTYNKTIYKDNNEQQNNYEIADTSLFYQFKESPWALKISSTNIFDANFKNRNSFSDFVISDQRIFILPRIWMFSVSYKL